One genomic segment of Prosthecobacter fusiformis includes these proteins:
- a CDS encoding peptidase MA family metallohydrolase codes for MRCRTLLQIVICLMLSLSGKAQELDLDRLYEDSNLAPVGRLLAKGEYELCGRICEAAIQRGMKAPEWRLMRVRALMLQGQEETARDEVELAVKTYPGNLELLMLQHENARRLGRQDIADQALSAVNEAAKSKPANDRTAQEWVSLGQAALALGADAKKVIAQYFLPAQKKDPKLEAAYLAEGYLALQKDDAARAADVFRAGLKAHGETAALRTGLARAFANGDREKQLENIVRALELNPAQAEAHLMKAEVMIGSEKFLEAEAAIQKVIEVQENSPEAWALRAAVAQLSAASPEKISAARKKGLERWPQNPEVDHILGRVISRSYRFAEGAAHQRQALKFAPGYLPAKVQLCHDLLRLGDEEEAWKLAAEIRDQDGYNIQAHNIGLLEKEMNGYVTKSYDDFILKMPKRDWPIYGESALALLREAKAVLCPKYGLELKRPVMVEFFGAQQDFAIRTFGSLGGQGLLGVCFGTVITMNSPGSLAHGRNNWESTLWHEFCHVVTLTITQNKMPRWLSEGISVHEESLRNPAWGMKMDATFREMILEDEATTPVSQLSSAFLNAEDEDHLLFAYYQSSQVVAYLLDRFGPEAIQNILKDLAAGKRINDAIADNTESMDHLEKDFNKKLKDMARKQYGALADWKKPEPDEVKVLDLESLTSFKKQNPKNLWAIRRYAEAMVQQEKWEEVLKTADQLIQVLPEDTSAGGGYQLKADALQKLKREEEELQNLRYMAEHETGAMPIFLRLIEADLAQQDWASLQANARRAIALNPFLRSPQYALAVSAEATNQPEEAIRAYRCVLQLDPATASQTHYRLAHLLQKTDAAQAKRHLLDSLALAPRFREGHEMLRNWD; via the coding sequence ATGCGTTGCCGAACCCTCCTCCAGATCGTCATCTGCTTGATGCTTTCGCTTTCCGGAAAGGCGCAAGAGCTGGACCTGGACCGCTTGTATGAGGACAGCAATCTGGCCCCCGTCGGACGGCTTTTGGCCAAAGGCGAGTACGAGCTGTGCGGACGCATCTGCGAGGCAGCGATCCAGCGCGGGATGAAAGCACCCGAGTGGCGGCTCATGCGCGTTCGTGCCTTGATGCTACAGGGCCAGGAAGAAACTGCCCGCGATGAGGTGGAGCTGGCGGTGAAGACCTACCCCGGCAATCTGGAACTGCTCATGCTTCAGCATGAAAACGCCCGCCGCTTGGGTCGTCAGGACATCGCGGATCAGGCATTGTCTGCGGTCAATGAAGCGGCGAAAAGCAAACCTGCTAATGACCGCACTGCCCAGGAATGGGTTTCCCTGGGACAGGCGGCACTGGCTTTAGGCGCCGATGCCAAAAAAGTCATCGCCCAGTACTTCCTCCCCGCTCAAAAGAAAGATCCCAAACTGGAAGCCGCCTATTTGGCTGAGGGTTACCTGGCTCTGCAAAAAGACGATGCCGCTCGGGCTGCGGATGTTTTCCGTGCAGGCCTGAAAGCCCATGGTGAAACCGCCGCTTTACGCACGGGCCTCGCCCGCGCCTTTGCCAATGGTGACCGTGAGAAGCAATTAGAAAACATCGTACGGGCATTAGAATTAAATCCCGCGCAGGCTGAGGCACACCTGATGAAGGCCGAAGTGATGATTGGCTCAGAAAAATTTCTGGAAGCCGAAGCCGCCATCCAAAAGGTAATCGAGGTCCAGGAGAATAGCCCGGAGGCCTGGGCACTCCGAGCGGCCGTCGCACAGCTTAGCGCGGCAAGTCCTGAAAAGATCTCCGCAGCGCGGAAAAAAGGCCTGGAACGCTGGCCACAAAACCCTGAAGTGGACCATATCCTGGGCAGAGTCATTTCACGTTCTTACCGCTTTGCTGAAGGGGCGGCTCATCAACGGCAAGCTCTCAAATTTGCCCCCGGCTATCTGCCCGCGAAGGTTCAGCTCTGTCATGATCTTTTACGCCTGGGTGATGAAGAGGAAGCCTGGAAACTGGCCGCAGAGATCCGCGACCAGGACGGATACAACATTCAGGCGCACAACATCGGTCTGCTAGAAAAGGAGATGAATGGCTATGTGACCAAGAGCTATGACGACTTCATTTTGAAGATGCCGAAGCGCGACTGGCCCATCTATGGTGAAAGCGCGCTGGCCCTGCTGCGTGAAGCCAAAGCCGTGCTTTGTCCCAAATATGGCCTGGAGTTGAAGCGCCCCGTCATGGTGGAGTTCTTCGGTGCCCAGCAGGATTTCGCCATCCGCACCTTTGGCAGCCTAGGGGGCCAGGGCCTTTTAGGGGTATGCTTTGGCACCGTCATCACGATGAACAGTCCGGGCAGTCTCGCCCATGGACGTAACAACTGGGAGTCCACCCTCTGGCATGAGTTCTGCCATGTCGTCACACTCACCATCACCCAGAATAAGATGCCCCGCTGGCTCAGTGAAGGCATCAGTGTCCATGAAGAAAGCCTGCGCAATCCGGCCTGGGGCATGAAAATGGATGCGACTTTTCGCGAAATGATCTTGGAAGATGAGGCGACCACTCCGGTGAGCCAGCTCAGCAGTGCCTTCCTCAACGCTGAAGATGAAGATCATCTGCTCTTCGCCTATTACCAGTCCAGTCAGGTCGTCGCTTACCTGCTGGATCGTTTCGGCCCCGAAGCGATTCAAAATATTCTCAAAGACCTCGCTGCTGGCAAACGCATCAATGACGCCATTGCTGACAACACGGAATCCATGGACCATCTGGAAAAGGACTTTAATAAGAAGCTCAAAGACATGGCCCGGAAACAGTATGGCGCATTGGCTGATTGGAAAAAACCGGAGCCAGACGAAGTGAAGGTCCTCGACCTGGAATCTCTGACCAGTTTCAAAAAGCAAAACCCGAAAAACCTTTGGGCCATCCGCCGCTATGCGGAGGCCATGGTGCAGCAAGAGAAGTGGGAAGAAGTGCTGAAAACTGCGGACCAGCTCATTCAAGTGCTGCCGGAGGATACCAGTGCAGGAGGCGGTTATCAGCTTAAAGCCGACGCATTACAGAAGCTCAAACGTGAGGAGGAGGAACTGCAAAACCTTCGCTACATGGCCGAACACGAAACCGGAGCCATGCCCATTTTCCTGCGTCTCATAGAGGCAGATCTGGCCCAGCAGGACTGGGCATCCCTACAGGCGAACGCACGGCGAGCTATTGCTTTGAACCCTTTTCTGCGCAGTCCACAATATGCCCTGGCGGTATCTGCTGAAGCCACGAACCAGCCGGAAGAAGCCATTAGAGCCTATCGCTGTGTCCTTCAGTTGGATCCCGCCACCGCCTCTCAGACTCATTATCGCCTGGCCCACCTCCTTCAGAAAACGGATGCCGCGCAGGCAAAAAGGCACCTCCTCGACTCACTAGCGCTGGCCCCTCGCTTCCGCGAAGGGCACGAAATGTTGCGAAATTGGGACTGA
- a CDS encoding CNNM domain-containing protein — translation MTWVFLLIIALGLSFALSGLESAIIAVSRVRVRHAAGAGDKRAIRLLPLVEDRDALLGAITVTNHITNLAAFLIIAWKLVRISGPWGYFIAFIIALPIFLIGLEVLPKKIFRRYPFRSLRTLTPLVLLVGLVRPLFRALADPRAEAASIPDHSLGRDDLRHQAEVLSKQGQLSPGAARLIQRSLDYRKLRTAAVMRPLTRSIALSGELPLKTALIMAREHAVTTLPVLGEQGQFVGVLDLATLPAHCPPDRLVRHHMRTLDAVHAQDSALLTLQRMRKRARTLVLVLDDKNEPVGLASEEDLLDHLMGTRS, via the coding sequence GTGACCTGGGTATTTCTGCTGATCATTGCCCTGGGCCTTTCATTCGCTCTCTCCGGTCTGGAAAGCGCCATCATCGCCGTCAGCCGCGTGCGGGTGCGCCATGCTGCCGGTGCGGGTGATAAACGCGCTATCCGTCTGCTGCCTTTGGTGGAGGATCGCGATGCCCTACTGGGAGCCATCACGGTGACCAATCACATCACCAATCTGGCGGCGTTTCTCATCATTGCCTGGAAGCTGGTACGCATCAGCGGCCCATGGGGGTATTTCATCGCCTTCATCATCGCGCTGCCCATTTTCCTCATCGGCCTGGAGGTCCTGCCGAAAAAGATTTTCCGCCGTTACCCCTTTCGAAGCCTCCGCACCCTGACACCCCTGGTGCTTTTGGTGGGCTTGGTGCGCCCCCTTTTTCGCGCCCTGGCAGATCCCCGGGCGGAGGCAGCGAGCATCCCAGACCATTCCTTGGGCCGCGATGATCTGCGCCACCAGGCCGAGGTGCTGAGCAAACAGGGCCAGCTTAGCCCCGGTGCCGCACGTCTCATCCAGCGCAGCCTAGACTACCGCAAGCTCCGCACGGCCGCCGTTATGCGTCCGCTGACCCGTAGCATTGCCCTATCAGGTGAGCTGCCGCTGAAAACCGCCCTCATCATGGCGCGGGAGCATGCCGTCACCACCCTGCCGGTGCTGGGGGAGCAAGGCCAGTTTGTTGGCGTCCTGGATCTGGCCACCCTTCCCGCTCATTGCCCGCCGGATCGGCTTGTGCGGCACCACATGCGCACCCTGGATGCGGTGCATGCGCAGGACAGTGCCTTGCTGACCTTGCAGCGGATGAGAAAGCGGGCACGCACTCTGGTTCTCGTTTTGGATGATAAAAATGAGCCTGTTGGGTTGGCCAGTGAAGAAGATTTATTGGACCACCTGATGGGCACCCGCAGCTAA
- a CDS encoding CNNM domain-containing protein: MLPVLPVLSYLALLLLLAIISATETAIHMARDLDSQLSSARAGVARKLRRITANPFAQLHRTLLLSATLNLALAALGLHLVSGPMLALGWNSWLAATLLFVGTVIIGDMMPKFLAARSPTAVLVGSLRLLNPLRSILDPIAALADRSTDVLIRRLIPQRVKMRQPITRDEFETLVEMRVEQGLLDAAEAAMIREALEIEGLTVRDCMVPRVDLTLMSAFDKPEKTTATLEQSAERYVVVYGETPDVVEGVIDTLAWRLAGRPAWANLLRPATFVPETMPVLDALDAYLKNTTQPVLIVDEYGGLEGMVSQDEIADWLLYEAAPWQGEGAEIRDLGNGRYLLEGGTRIDDVAAALHISFPDTDGLDTIGGLVFNILGHLPKAGERVHLDDADLKVRRVVRARVQQVELRLKKPFTEDIDRQ, translated from the coding sequence GTGCTACCTGTCCTTCCCGTCCTCTCTTACTTGGCGTTGCTGCTGCTGCTGGCGATTATTTCCGCCACGGAGACAGCCATCCACATGGCGCGTGATTTGGACAGTCAGCTGAGCTCAGCCCGTGCGGGGGTGGCACGGAAGCTGCGTAGGATTACTGCGAATCCTTTCGCCCAGTTGCACCGCACTCTGCTACTCTCCGCTACGCTAAACCTCGCCCTTGCTGCGCTGGGTTTGCATCTGGTATCCGGCCCGATGCTGGCCCTGGGTTGGAACTCCTGGCTGGCAGCCACTTTGCTGTTTGTGGGCACGGTGATTATTGGTGACATGATGCCCAAGTTTCTCGCCGCCCGCTCGCCAACGGCGGTGCTGGTCGGCAGTCTGCGCTTGCTCAATCCCCTGCGTAGCATTCTGGATCCGATTGCCGCCCTTGCGGACCGCTCCACGGATGTCCTCATCCGGCGCTTAATTCCGCAAAGAGTCAAAATGCGCCAGCCCATCACACGGGATGAATTTGAGACGCTGGTGGAGATGCGCGTGGAGCAAGGGCTCCTGGATGCAGCTGAGGCAGCGATGATCCGGGAGGCACTGGAGATCGAAGGCCTAACGGTGCGTGACTGCATGGTGCCGAGGGTGGATCTGACGCTCATGAGCGCCTTCGACAAACCGGAGAAGACCACGGCTACGCTGGAGCAATCAGCCGAGCGTTACGTCGTGGTGTATGGCGAGACACCGGATGTGGTGGAAGGTGTCATTGATACCCTCGCCTGGAGGCTGGCTGGCCGTCCGGCATGGGCCAATCTGCTGCGTCCTGCGACCTTCGTGCCGGAGACGATGCCTGTTCTGGATGCGCTGGATGCCTATCTCAAAAACACCACTCAGCCAGTGCTCATCGTCGATGAGTATGGCGGGCTGGAAGGCATGGTGAGCCAAGATGAGATCGCCGATTGGCTGCTGTATGAAGCTGCGCCATGGCAGGGCGAGGGAGCTGAAATTCGAGATCTGGGCAATGGGCGCTATTTGCTGGAAGGCGGCACCCGCATTGATGATGTCGCTGCCGCGCTTCACATCTCCTTTCCCGATACAGACGGGCTGGATACGATTGGTGGTCTTGTGTTTAATATCTTGGGTCATCTGCCAAAAGCGGGAGAAAGAGTCCACCTGGATGATGCCGACCTCAAAGTCCGCCGAGTGGTCCGCGCCCGCGTGCAGCAGGTGGAGCTGCGCCTGAAAAAACCCTTTACTGAGGACATTGACCGCCAGTGA
- a CDS encoding beta strand repeat-containing protein: MKQKNYVRITTAVHHAALSLLLLTQVPLFAQTSVYWDINGVTAGAGGTAPAGEWNTTNTYWNSLSTGGNGTLSAWSAGNVAVFSAGTDATGSYTVGVTGTHDIQGLTFEEGTVVLKGGTLNLTALSILNVATSRTATLEDLTLTGNFGLTKRGRGTLKLIGTTQGTFLGDFRMDAGLVQLETSLGSALGAGNIIIEAVGGTNGNANLTTLQLMDSDQINDASTVTLISRQYNASLFDLNGYSETIGGLTITALTGTNNIGVMTGANGVLTVNGDIFLNNNRGGMTGNNVRDVLISGTGNRSTAAANSGYLDLGGGVRTITVQSAAATLYGNDDATIETIIQNGGIIKAGNQMLILAGTNTYTGGTTINAGTLRLGGGILGAGTATGSILGNVLNNGILEFNRTNAYTFTGDITGTGAVTKLSTGTLTLTGNNSYSGLTTVTNGSLQVEKFGMAGSATGTNVGTHARIDLGSTTTNIGLIYAGAGETTDKVLRFTGTTGTFTLSASGSGAVVFQNAIEFNTAGNKTFTLAGTSTAANTLQGGIPDSTGGGITSLLKTEAGTWVLGGSNTYTGTTTIRGGTLRLTGSSVIPQTGITVSNGVFDIAGMQDLTLNGDPSLMLLPATEDISYALFLGGGSSGSSATVSLATGRTLNLNSHLAYSSTNNNLGANISGGTLNLGSGQRIFVINDSTNAASDLTVSSTIISNADGILMKSGPGRMTLTTGLSVGTVRVNMGRLDFAGATNIIAKSLQVGYNNVSIANYATTGGQMTVGSGVADTLDVGITLNAQAYSYAGPNGILDLRGSDSFTANVGTVRVGVHTSVSGASFSEYPEAFNGVAYTGSLASTGGALYLPVNSSITARTSFSIADAGGGGVSSTVDTNLVQFGEGVSTVKTSIMYVGYRKGSGTVTIRDGGVLTLQGVADGARSSLYVGYNAINTAVSTVSRMDLANGTFIADLSSLTIGYKNGVTTAIGTSTGQLTLGSGSNDVDVSGKVTIGYLEGTSTSISSFGQGTLSMAGGTFTVGGNVELAILLATIENSPGTLNSNPNFASRGTLNLTGGTFTVNGNIVTTADSLNRNTATVNLNGGTLDMTGGSIGAADALITLNAQSGSLVGLAGYNGSAALVKTTSGVLTLGGTNTYGGSTLVQAGTLEILSGSSTGGGNTSVEGSGAILAGVGTVSASTTLTSGSIRPGANGGLEKGILTFAGNLTLNAAIGSGANITLGISAPTGLADLDAYAVSQIPSQYNFETYNSVAGNLGDHDLVLIQGTLTWNEGTKLIVEDLGVNYAYGQVFNLLDWTGLLSGGPVFSSDTTLGGEVNSYLQLPSLVGTGFYWDLTLFASHGLFVVVPEPGRAGLLLLSFCLFALRRRR; encoded by the coding sequence ATGAAACAAAAAAACTACGTACGCATCACTACGGCTGTTCATCATGCAGCTCTTTCTCTCCTCCTTCTAACTCAAGTCCCGTTGTTTGCCCAAACTTCAGTGTATTGGGACATCAATGGTGTCACCGCCGGAGCGGGCGGAACCGCCCCTGCGGGAGAATGGAACACCACAAACACCTACTGGAATAGCCTGTCGACAGGTGGAAATGGCACGCTGTCGGCGTGGAGTGCTGGGAACGTCGCCGTTTTCAGTGCAGGCACAGATGCGACTGGAAGTTATACCGTTGGAGTTACAGGTACGCACGACATCCAGGGCTTGACCTTCGAGGAAGGAACCGTCGTCTTGAAAGGAGGCACGCTGAATCTCACAGCACTTTCGATTTTGAATGTGGCGACATCCCGGACCGCCACCCTTGAGGACCTCACCCTGACAGGTAATTTTGGCCTGACCAAGCGGGGCAGGGGAACTTTGAAACTCATCGGCACAACCCAGGGCACTTTCCTGGGCGATTTTAGAATGGATGCCGGCTTGGTGCAGCTTGAGACCAGCCTCGGATCAGCTCTGGGTGCGGGAAATATCATCATAGAGGCCGTTGGCGGCACGAATGGAAATGCTAATCTCACAACTCTGCAATTGATGGATAGCGATCAAATCAATGATGCATCCACAGTCACCCTCATCAGCCGCCAGTATAATGCCTCCCTTTTCGATCTTAATGGATACAGCGAAACCATTGGCGGCCTCACCATCACCGCTTTAACCGGCACGAACAACATTGGTGTGATGACTGGGGCCAACGGTGTGTTGACTGTCAATGGAGACATCTTTCTGAACAACAACCGGGGCGGGATGACGGGCAATAACGTGAGGGATGTCCTCATCAGCGGGACGGGCAACCGCAGTACCGCTGCCGCGAATTCCGGTTATCTGGATCTGGGGGGTGGTGTCCGCACGATCACGGTGCAAAGCGCAGCCGCGACCCTCTACGGAAACGATGATGCCACGATTGAAACCATCATTCAAAATGGTGGTATCATTAAGGCTGGAAATCAGATGTTGATCCTCGCCGGGACAAACACCTATACAGGCGGTACAACGATCAATGCTGGTACATTGCGGCTCGGCGGTGGTATCCTCGGAGCAGGCACTGCCACAGGGTCTATTCTCGGTAATGTGCTGAACAATGGCATCCTGGAATTTAACCGCACGAATGCTTACACTTTTACTGGCGACATCACCGGAACCGGAGCAGTGACCAAGCTCAGTACCGGAACCCTCACCCTGACCGGTAACAATTCATACAGTGGACTCACCACCGTCACCAATGGCAGCCTGCAGGTGGAAAAATTCGGTATGGCAGGCAGTGCTACAGGAACCAATGTGGGGACGCATGCCCGCATCGACCTTGGTTCCACGACCACCAATATAGGTCTCATTTATGCCGGGGCAGGGGAGACAACGGACAAGGTTCTGCGCTTCACCGGCACTACGGGTACTTTTACTCTCAGTGCGTCTGGTTCGGGCGCAGTTGTGTTTCAAAATGCGATTGAATTTAATACCGCAGGAAACAAAACGTTTACTCTGGCGGGCACCAGCACTGCGGCAAATACACTTCAAGGCGGCATTCCAGATTCCACCGGCGGTGGCATCACCTCCCTCCTGAAGACTGAGGCTGGCACTTGGGTTCTGGGCGGCAGCAATACCTATACTGGCACCACTACCATCAGGGGTGGAACACTGCGCCTAACCGGAAGTAGCGTGATTCCTCAAACGGGTATTACCGTTTCCAATGGGGTCTTCGACATCGCGGGTATGCAAGACCTGACTCTCAATGGAGATCCTTCTTTGATGCTGCTTCCTGCAACCGAGGATATATCGTATGCCTTGTTCCTGGGTGGAGGAAGCAGTGGATCTTCGGCTACTGTCAGCCTGGCCACGGGGCGCACGCTGAACTTAAACAGTCACCTCGCTTACAGTTCCACGAACAATAACCTGGGGGCTAATATCTCGGGCGGAACTCTGAATCTCGGATCAGGTCAGCGGATTTTTGTCATCAATGACAGCACCAATGCAGCATCGGACCTGACGGTTTCCTCCACCATCATCAGCAATGCGGACGGCATTCTCATGAAATCTGGCCCAGGACGCATGACACTCACGACGGGGCTCTCAGTAGGGACGGTCCGGGTCAATATGGGAAGACTTGATTTTGCCGGAGCTACCAACATCATCGCCAAAAGCCTTCAAGTAGGCTATAACAATGTAAGCATCGCCAACTATGCAACTACAGGCGGGCAAATGACTGTTGGCAGTGGTGTTGCTGATACGCTGGACGTCGGGATAACCTTGAATGCACAGGCTTATTCCTATGCTGGCCCCAATGGGATACTGGACCTGCGTGGATCCGATTCCTTCACGGCGAATGTGGGAACCGTGAGGGTAGGTGTGCATACCTCCGTTTCAGGAGCATCCTTCAGCGAGTATCCTGAGGCATTCAACGGTGTGGCTTATACCGGTAGCCTGGCTTCTACAGGGGGGGCGCTGTATTTACCAGTGAACAGTTCCATTACTGCCCGGACCAGCTTTTCGATAGCGGATGCGGGTGGCGGAGGTGTTAGTTCCACAGTGGATACCAACCTGGTACAGTTTGGTGAAGGGGTGAGTACAGTGAAGACTTCGATCATGTATGTCGGTTACCGTAAAGGCAGTGGCACAGTCACGATCCGCGATGGAGGGGTTTTGACCTTGCAGGGGGTGGCTGACGGCGCGCGTTCATCGCTCTATGTAGGTTACAATGCGATCAATACAGCCGTGTCCACCGTCAGTCGCATGGATCTGGCCAACGGAACTTTTATTGCCGATCTGAGCAGCCTAACCATTGGTTATAAAAACGGGGTCACCACTGCCATTGGAACCAGCACCGGCCAGCTCACCCTTGGCTCCGGCAGCAATGATGTGGATGTCTCTGGCAAGGTGACCATCGGTTATCTGGAGGGCACTAGCACCTCCATCAGTTCCTTCGGCCAGGGCACACTGAGCATGGCGGGCGGAACCTTCACCGTCGGTGGAAATGTGGAACTGGCCATCCTTTTGGCCACCATCGAAAATAGCCCAGGCACCTTGAATTCGAATCCTAATTTTGCCAGCCGGGGTACCCTCAACCTTACCGGGGGCACCTTTACCGTGAATGGTAATATCGTGACGACGGCCGATTCGTTGAACCGGAATACCGCCACGGTGAATCTGAATGGCGGCACCTTGGACATGACAGGTGGCAGCATCGGCGCGGCGGATGCACTGATTACCCTGAACGCTCAGTCCGGTAGCTTGGTAGGTCTGGCTGGATACAATGGCAGTGCTGCTTTGGTCAAGACCACCTCCGGGGTTCTGACTCTCGGTGGCACCAACACTTATGGAGGCAGCACCTTGGTCCAGGCTGGTACGCTGGAAATTCTCTCAGGCTCCAGCACCGGAGGCGGCAATACTTCAGTCGAAGGTTCTGGAGCTATCCTGGCTGGTGTGGGTACGGTCTCCGCCAGCACAACACTGACATCCGGCAGCATCCGGCCCGGAGCCAACGGCGGGCTAGAAAAAGGCATCCTCACCTTTGCAGGGAATCTGACCTTGAATGCAGCTATCGGCTCCGGTGCTAACATCACGCTGGGCATCAGTGCCCCTACGGGTCTCGCGGATTTGGATGCGTATGCAGTCTCCCAGATTCCCAGCCAGTATAACTTTGAAACATATAATAGCGTGGCTGGAAACCTCGGGGATCATGATCTGGTTCTCATCCAGGGTACCCTGACATGGAATGAGGGCACGAAACTGATCGTGGAGGATCTGGGCGTAAACTATGCCTACGGACAGGTTTTCAATTTGCTGGACTGGACCGGCCTGCTCTCGGGTGGCCCTGTCTTCAGCAGTGACACCACGCTAGGCGGTGAGGTAAACTCCTATCTCCAGCTTCCTTCACTGGTGGGCACTGGGTTTTATTGGGACCTTACTTTGTTTGCCAGCCATGGTCTTTTTGTGGTTGTTCCGGAGCCTGGACGGGCAGGATTGCTGCTACTGAGCTTTTGCCTTTTTGCTTTGCGTCGTCGCCGTTAA
- a CDS encoding KpsF/GutQ family sugar-phosphate isomerase, whose product MNPPELARRVIRLEIEELERLHQRIGAAFTTSIEMLQKCLEQRGKIIVCGVGKSGNIGRKLAATLNSTGATTVCLDVGDALHGDLGVIDEGDLAILLSYSGETTELLDLLPHLKRLSLPLVAITGVSTSTLARHADCVLDVAVTKEACPLNLAPTASTTTMLVLCDALAMVLLEARGFQQADFARLHPGGSLGRALLTRVADVMRHGDQVAIISPQTTVQEALQAMTRARSGAAIVQEKDGGLAGVFTHGDFVRAFQKDHAISAHPVSQYMTPRPVSIQADKLAAEVLSTLQTNRVDDIVVIDSAGRPVGLVDTQDLTRLRLV is encoded by the coding sequence ATGAATCCTCCCGAACTAGCACGCCGCGTCATCCGCCTTGAAATCGAGGAATTGGAGCGCCTGCACCAGCGCATTGGTGCCGCCTTTACCACCAGCATTGAGATGCTGCAAAAGTGCCTGGAACAGCGGGGCAAGATCATCGTCTGCGGCGTGGGCAAAAGTGGCAACATCGGCCGCAAACTGGCGGCGACCCTGAACAGCACCGGTGCCACGACGGTATGCCTGGATGTGGGGGATGCCCTGCATGGTGACCTGGGCGTGATCGATGAAGGAGACCTGGCCATCCTGCTGAGCTACAGCGGTGAAACGACGGAATTGCTGGATCTGCTGCCCCATCTCAAACGCCTGTCGTTGCCCCTGGTGGCCATTACTGGAGTCTCCACTTCCACACTCGCTCGCCATGCGGATTGTGTGCTGGATGTGGCCGTGACCAAGGAGGCCTGTCCGCTCAACTTAGCCCCCACTGCCAGCACGACGACGATGCTGGTGCTGTGTGATGCGCTGGCCATGGTACTGCTGGAGGCACGCGGCTTTCAGCAGGCTGATTTTGCCCGTTTGCATCCGGGAGGCTCCCTGGGCCGGGCGCTGCTAACTCGTGTAGCTGACGTCATGCGTCATGGAGACCAGGTGGCGATCATCTCCCCGCAGACCACGGTGCAGGAAGCGCTGCAAGCGATGACCCGCGCCCGCAGTGGTGCGGCCATTGTGCAAGAGAAGGACGGCGGCCTGGCGGGTGTGTTTACCCATGGGGATTTCGTCCGTGCTTTTCAAAAGGATCACGCCATCTCCGCGCATCCCGTCTCCCAATATATGACACCGCGCCCCGTCAGCATTCAGGCGGACAAACTGGCGGCGGAAGTACTCTCCACCCTACAGACCAACCGTGTGGATGACATCGTGGTCATCGACAGCGCAGGCCGCCCCGTGGGACTGGTGGACACCCAGGACCTGACGCGCCTGAGACTGGTCTAA
- a CDS encoding peptidylprolyl isomerase, whose product MKISLLLLFSLTLGLSSLSAQELAPTLPAPGPPVTPLLPVDKMAEQAQRELFEATERGNTTNSTDAIPVTGGPIVTSSGRKTTFAAPKLEDPAGWPKDSQRKLAVMEVSFGGAIETVMFELFSNETPMTVSNFLDNCETGSYNGLAFHRAIANFIVQTGDPLTADEGARDRWGTGGESKTVPAEIKRAHRKGAVAMGRRNDNVNPSRKSNGYQFYFALGNYGSMDGKYTVFGQVVSGIETLEKISNMPVDSNDCPIARIEIKSIKVIDHKGPLVAKDEDFGDKRKYSKPAAAKGFMERILERVW is encoded by the coding sequence GTGAAGATCTCCCTCCTTCTGCTGTTTTCGTTGACTTTAGGTCTCAGTTCCCTGTCCGCCCAAGAGTTGGCACCCACGCTCCCGGCTCCTGGCCCGCCCGTGACGCCCCTCCTGCCTGTGGATAAAATGGCAGAGCAGGCACAGCGGGAGCTCTTTGAAGCCACCGAACGCGGGAATACGACCAATTCCACCGATGCCATTCCTGTGACAGGTGGCCCAATCGTTACCAGCAGCGGACGGAAGACCACCTTTGCCGCGCCTAAGCTGGAAGATCCTGCTGGCTGGCCAAAGGATTCGCAGCGGAAACTCGCGGTGATGGAAGTGAGCTTCGGCGGAGCCATCGAAACCGTCATGTTTGAACTCTTTTCCAACGAGACTCCGATGACGGTCTCTAACTTTCTGGATAACTGCGAGACAGGTTCCTACAATGGGCTGGCGTTTCATCGTGCCATCGCCAATTTCATCGTCCAGACGGGCGATCCGCTGACTGCGGACGAAGGTGCACGCGACCGCTGGGGCACCGGAGGTGAATCCAAAACGGTCCCGGCAGAAATCAAACGTGCCCATCGCAAAGGTGCTGTGGCCATGGGCCGCCGGAATGACAACGTCAACCCCTCCCGCAAATCCAACGGCTATCAGTTCTACTTTGCCCTGGGCAACTATGGCTCCATGGACGGTAAGTACACCGTTTTTGGCCAAGTGGTGTCCGGCATCGAGACGCTGGAGAAGATCTCCAACATGCCTGTGGACAGCAATGATTGCCCCATCGCACGCATCGAGATCAAATCCATCAAGGTGATCGATCACAAAGGCCCGCTCGTGGCCAAGGATGAGGATTTTGGGGACAAGCGCAAGTATTCCAAGCCTGCCGCCGCCAAAGGATTTATGGAGCGCATCCTGGAGCGCGTCTGGTAG